AACGCAGATAACGACGTATACGCCGGCGCAGATTCGCGCGGCCTATCAGCTACCGCCGCTGCCGTCGTCGTGGAGCAATGTGAGCGCGAGCGAGGCCGCGCAAATGGGAGCCGGACAAACGATTTACGTGATCGACGCGATGAGCGATCCGAACGTCGTCAAGGAACTCGCGGCGTTCAACCAGAAATTCGGCTTGCCGGGCTGCACGACGACCACCATCGCGCCGTACGCGTCGCTGCCGCTCGCGGCCCCTAGCAGCAACGCGTGCCAATTCTCGGTCGTGCGCTCGACGACCAGCGGCGCGATGACGTCGAACGCGCCGCCGTACGACTCGGGCTGGGCCACCGAAATCGCGCTCGACGTGCAGTGGGTCCACGCTACCGCGCCGCTCGCGCGCATCGTGCTGATCCAGGCACCGGATGCGTCGACCAGCAGCCTGATCGCGGCGGTCAACCTCGCGAACGCGATGGGGCCCGGCGTCGTGTCGATGAGCTTCGGCGCCCCCGAAGGCTCGTGGACCGGCTCCGTCGATTCGGCGTTCAAGCACACGAACATGACCTACGTGGCCGCTACCGGCGATAACGGCACCGGCGTCGAATGGCCGTCCGTGTCGCCGAACGTGCTGGCCGTTGGCGGCACCCATCTGAGTTACGACGGCACCACCAGGAACGAAACGGTGTGGTCGGGTACCGGCGGCGGAATTAGTCAGTACACCTCGGTACCGGCGTATCAGACCAAGTCGGTGCCTGGACTCGGCACGCTGACGAAGCGCTCGGTTGCCGACGTGTCGTTCAACGCGGATCCGTTCAGCGGTCAGTACGTCGCGGTCATCACGCCCGACGCGGCCGCGCCGAGCTGGTACAGCGTCGGCGGCACCAGTCTGTCGACCCCGCAATGGGCCGGCATCGTCGCCGTCGCCAATGCACAGCGGTCGCGCAACAGTCTCGGCGAACTCGGCCTCGCGCAGGCGCAGTTGTACGGTACCGTCTCGACCGACGCGGGTCTGTACGCGACTGCGTTCTACGACGTCACTTCGGGCAACGACGGTTACTGCTCGAGCTGCTCGGCCCATACCGGCTACGATCAGCCGTCGGGTCTCGGCACACCGGTGGTCGGCAGCCTGCTGTCGACGCTCGGTGTGTCCAAGGCGCCGCCGCCGGTCGTGTCGGCCGCGACGGTCAAGGGCACGGCGGGCAGCGCACTGTCGTTCATGGTGGCGGCCAGCTCGTCGGACCCGCTCAGCTGGTCGCTCGCGAATGCACCGCGGGGCATGAGCATAGATAGCTCCGGCCAGGTGACATGGGCGCAGCCGGTCGCCGGCACTTACAAGATGACCGTGACCGCGAGGGATACGGTCACCGGCTCGACGGGCAGCGCGAGTGCGAACGTGACCATCGTCGCGGCATCGAAGCCGGTCGTGCAGGCAACGACGATCGCGGGCCAGGCGAAACAGCCGCTCAGCTATCAGGTCGACGTCAGTGCGGCCGATCCGGTCAGGTTCTCGCTCAGCGGCGCGCCTTCGGGCATGTCGATCAGCAGCGCCGGCGTGATCAGCTGGAGAACGCCTGCGAAGGGCACGTATAGCGTCAGCGTCAAGGCGACCGACACCAGCAACGGCCAGTCCGGTTCGGCGACGATGAGCGTGCGGATCTCGTCCGAGGCAACGGGCCCCGTGATCTCGGCTGCGCCGATCAGCGGTGTTGAGGGCCGCGCGGTCAGCGGCGTGATCGATATCGAGGACCGAGGCGCGGACAACGTGCAGGTCGACATCAAGGGCGCGCCGTCCGGCATGGTGTTCGTCGAGAGCGGGCCGGGCTTGGTTGCCAAATGGCGGCACCCGGTCGCCGGAACCTACATACTGACGCTGACTGCGGTCGATTCGGCGGGGCTCAGCTCGCAGGCAAATCTGGTGGTGACGATCGGCACGCGCTGAGCCGACTCGTCGCGCTGCCGCAACGTCGCTGCCGGCGACGTTGCGGCGCGCTGTTGGTGAAAGCGCGGCTTGGGAGCGGGAAGGCAGCGAGTCTGTGGGTCAGCATCGCAGCCGTACAGTGGAAATCTATTCGTACAACGACATAACGAAAGCCTTCATCAGTCTCGCGAACGTCCAGGGCTCGAGCGTTCCCCATCCCGGATACTCGGACGGCGGCTTGCTCACTTCGGGGAGCCACGCGATCGCACCGTCCCCGTCAGCCCGTCGCCCCCCCTATTCCCAGTGAATCTTCCATGCGTGCGACGGTTTGCCTGATCGAGGGTCTGTCGACATGTGACTATCAATTGCTCGGTGGGCACGGCCCGAACGGACGTTGCCTGATGGCGGCGATCGGCACTTCCTGGCCGAATCCGGGCCGACAGCAAACGCACCATACCGACCCATAAGAGACCCTCGACTCACCCAACAACGGCCATTCATTCAGATGGTCCATAATTGCCAGCATATCGAACATGGCTGATGACCGACCAACCAATGTCCCCAGACGAAATCAACACAATGCTCCCAGCTGTTTGAAGCGTGGTGCCAGGCCCTTTGCGACATTTGCGATTGTTGATTCTCAGTGAGGTCAACTCCTTGTTGAGCTAACTCGAGAATTCCCCGCGGCATTGGATGACGCTTATAGATAATTCATTTTCCTACTCCCGTCATTTCGAATAGCCTAAAAGCAATTCGCGCAGCTACGATAAATCCAAATAGCACTAATAGCATCGATGCGAGCGGAATAATTAGCGTTTTTCTTCTTTCGCCTTTACTGTCATAGAGAATGTAATTGGAAAGTCGCGGGTACGCCTTGATGCGAAAAGGAATTACAATGATGGCCAAAAGCGCGAGCACAAAGTCAGCGATCCGCCAACTCGTACCTGCTTGCTCCTTATTGAATGCATGGAAATAGAAAAACATTAGCAAGCTTAATAGAAAAATAAAGTCGACGACATGTCCTATCTTCCTATTCATTGCGACCCTCCAGTTGTTCGTCCGGCTCCGATCTCATACGAGTGACCCGATCGATGCTACGATGATCGTTAGAGTTGGCAACGCGATCTCCTCAGTCGCTGAGTGGTACTGTATTTGGGTGCCATCCAATATGAACCGCGCACGGTATTCCGGAAAACTCTGGTACCGATTTTACGGTACCAATTTCCACGTGATAGACGCCCGGCCTTAATTCAACGCCATACATGTATCTCGAATAGTATCCGTTGTGATCGCTACTAAAGCGATGCGCGATCACCCCTTCAACATTGTGGATGTGGTCAATAATTACCGACCCCGTGATATCGACAATCCTTATATGGATTGGAACGATTAACCCCGGCCTGCCATAGCGACCGTCAGGATATCGTGAACCGTCGCCAACGACACGGATTACTCGCTCTTCATCGCCCCGTCCCTTGTAGTACACGTTGAGGAGAAGTTGATATACACGATGTTCCGTGACTTTAATGTCGATCCTTATGGTGGAATCGGAGCGACTGATGTCGAATGGCGCGATATCTTCCGGTAGATTTCGGACCGGTCCGGCCATCGACGGCGTGGTACCAAGTAAAAGTAGCCACGTGGAAACCGAAAGGATTAATGGCCTGGCCATCATCAAAAAAGCACGCTTTGGCATGCGTCTCACTCCTTCGCTCTAATATCTTGGCGCACAATTCGGCGTCGTTTCGAATGATCACTGAAATCTCGGGACACCGTTTGTGCGCTGGACAACCTGGCGAGCGCCTTGATTGACTGCCCTGTCGGCCGTCCATCGGCGATTGTCAGCAATCTTTGAGTCAACGTCGAACGGCCGAAATTGGCCGAACTCTGCCTCATGCGCCGACGATTCCGCCCGCTCGCCAAGGGTTATGCAAAAGACACGTTGCAGCCCATTACAGCCCATCATGCCCCGGACAAGCGGACTGTCGTACCGCGCAGAAGCTTTGATTCCAATCTTTTAACACTGCTGAGCACATTTTATGGGTTTGACCATTTGACTACTTCACGTGGGCCGATGGGTGGCGGTGTTAGTACCTCGCTCTCTGAACCAGGCGACGCGGGAGTCACCGACGTTCGCGCGGTACTGCAAATCGAATATGCGTGATTCGCTGAGTACTTGCCCCCAAGACCGACAACCGTACTCGCGCGGTGTCCGACCAGGATACCTTTCGACAATGAACGCGACGGCATCGTCGAGTTTTGTCCAACCACCGATTGCCAGTTCGGCGGTGGCTTCACGGAGCGCGCAATCAATTCCAGACAACGCCCATTCAATCGTCCCGTCAGGCCTTCTGCCGTCGATCAAAAAGTCTGAGAATTCTGGGGTCTGCACCAAGTCCGCCATAAGTGCCCTAGATTTCTCCATTACGTAGGCCCACCGACGCAGCCGCTCGAAGTGCCCGTCAATCCGTCCGTAACACTCGTTCAGATAGACTCGCGCGGCGGCGCAGCCATCGGTACACCAGAGATTGAAACGATCAATGAAGTGGTGCGCCAGCCCGTTGCGCAACGCGATCAGATCGTTCAAATCCGCCTTAGTCTGCGCGTAGTCCGCAGCGGACATCTGAAGTTTGATTCGATAGCCGACCGCAAGGGTATCGGGAACTATAGTCTTCCAATCGGGCGCTGAATTGGGAGCCTCAGCGGCCACCACGAATGAACCTAAGAGTCTTTTGACCAAGGCGCCGAGACTGTCCGTCGCCAACTCGTCAACGCGCTCCGCCCGAACTTGCTCTAACTCGTGGACTCTACCCATGATTTCATGATGGGCAACAAGCTTCTTCATCAGCTGCTCGTATTGCTGAAGCCGCAGTAAGCAGCGGCCTAGAAGACGCTGAACCTCTCGTTGCTATCCCGGCACGGCGCCATTTTTCATTGTCTTGTCGACCTCAGCATTGGACCTTAGACGAATGCGCACAGGCTTAGCGCCATATGCCCCTCCAAGTCTGAAAGGTTACCTGAGTTGGTATGGATGTCGGCTATTGGAGGCAACCCTCCACTGCCCGTTCCTCGCCAAACCCGGAGGATCGTCGCTTACCGGCGATTCGCTCGCCCTCGTGCCATGCCGAACTTCCGTAACCGACCCTAAGCTGTCTCGCGTCGTAATTGACTGAACGTCTGATATTTATCTCCAGGCGGTCATTCGACGCGAACCGTGACTGGGCGCTAGTTTCTATGTTTGTAGGATTGGGCGCGACGACGGTTGGGACGGCGGCGCGTCGCCGCGCAACGCGTCGTCGAGCGCCCGTGCAACCCCCAGCATATACGGCTCGACGAGCATGTCACTGTGGCCGCCTTCTACCTCGACGACCTTCAGCCCGGCGCGCGCGACACGTCGCCACAGTGACATCGGATCGGCGCGGTCCACCAACGGAATCAGCGCATCCATATACAGGATCGGTCCGGCGCGATATCGCCGCGGCCGGTATCGCGTCATCGCAACCCGCATGGTCTCGCGCACGCGCCGCTGCATGGGTGGCAGCCCGACGGCATCAGGTGCCGGCTTGTGTGCGGTGCGTCCGAGTCGCAGCCGCATGCGGTCGAGCGCACCAGCGAACTTGCCGCGCATGAATCGTCCGCGCTGCGCAGCCGGCATCTCACGCAGCGTATGCCACTGCCGCGCGACGTAGTCAAACTGATGACGCAGCCACGCATCCCACGGCAGACAATGTTCGTGCACGTACGTGTCGAGCATGCACAGCAACTCGATCTCCTCGCCCGCGCGATGCAGTTGCTGCGCGATCTCCATCGCGATCAGCCCGCCGAACGAGTAGCCGAACAGCGCGTACGGCCCGTGTTCCTGCACGATGCGTATCTGCTCGATATAGCCGCGTGCCATCTCGACGACGTCCTGTTGCGCAGCCTCCTTGCCTTCGAGAAGACGCGCGATGAGTCCGTACACCGGCCGCGGGCTCCGCAACGCGCCGATCAGCGCACGGCATTCCAGCACCGATCCGGTGACGCTGTGCGCGACGAACAGCGGCGTACCACTTCCAGCGCGCATCAGCACCAGCGATTCTGCCAGGGCGTCGGCCGCATCGTTGACCATGACGTTGGCAAGCCCGGCGATGGTCGGCGCCGTAAGGAGCGTCGTGAGCGAAATCGTGCGGCCGGTCGCCTGATGCACATGCGTCGCCAGCTCGGCGGCGAGCAGCGAATCGCCGCCCAGATCGAAGAAATTGTCGTCGCGAGCGATCGGGCTGAAGCAGAACAGGCTCTCCCACAGCGCTTGCAGGTAAGGCTCGAGCGCCTCGCGAGTGGTGCCGGGCGGCGGCAGCGTGCGCATCGCGAGATTCAGCGCTGGATGCTGGCGGATCACGTCGAGACATTCGGGGTTGCGCAACGCCGCTGCGTTGGCAACCGGCAGCCCGTTGATCGCATCGCGCGCAGCCGCTTCGGACGGCTTGCCGCTGTGCGTGACCGGCAATGCATCGACCGCGAGGATCACGTCCGGCACGTGCGCTGGTGACGCGCGGCGTGCGAGGTCACGGCGCACCTGCGACTGCAGCGCGACGGTGAGCGCGACGCCGTCCTGCAGCACAAGAAGCAGGACAATGCAGCGCTCACGCGAACGCGCCGGTACGCCCGTGGTCACAGCAGCGCCCCGCGCGGCGGATGAAGTGGGCGAACCACGCCCATCGACGACCATCGCGTCACGGATACCGGGGATGTTGTTCAGTACACGGTAGATCTCCGCAGGACCGACTTTGACGCCACTCACGTTCAGCACGCCGTCGCAGCGGCCGTGCATGCGCGCGGAGCCTTGCGTCGAGAACTCGACCAGGTCGCCATGTGTCCAGACACGCGGATTCGCCATGAAGTAGGCTTTATGAAAGCGGGAGCCATCCGCATCGCCGAAAAACCCGAGCGGTCGTGACGGGAACGGATTCGCGCAGACCAGTTGGCCGACGCCGTGCGCGGGCGCGCCGTTCTCCCACGCCTGCACGTCGAGCGCAAGGCTCTTGCATTGCGCCTGGCCGACATACACCGGCAGATTAGGGTTGCCGAGCACGAAGCAGCCGATGATATCGGTCCCGCCGGAGATCGACTGCAGCGGCAGGTTGCCAACATGCTCGCGCACCCAGTGATATTGCCCGTCGTACAGCACCGCGCCGGTCGACATCATCGCGCGCAACGCCGAAAGGTCGAATTGCCGTGCGGGCTCGAGGCCCGCCTGTTCGCACATCTTCAGGTAAGCCGGGCTGGTGCCGAACATGCTCACGCGCTCGTCGGCGACCAGCTGCCACAACGTATCGACGGACGCGAGCGGGCCGTCATATGTGACGATCTCGACCCCGGACGCGAGCGCCGACAACTGCCAGTTCCACATCATCCAGGCGCAGCTGGTGTGGAAGTAGAGCTTGTCGCCCGCGCGCAGGTCGGTATGCAGTCGGTGTTCCTTCAGGTGTTCGAGCAGCGTGCCGCCGGCGCCGTGCACGATGCATTTCGGCTTGCCGGTGGTGCCTGACGAAAACATGATGAAGAGCGGCTGGTTGAACGGGAAGCGCCGCCAGACGAAGGCCGTTGCGTCGGCTTGGGCGATCAGCGCGCCGAGCGAATGAACCGGCAGCATGACGTTGCCCGGCAACGGCCCGTCGTCGAGGAAGACGATCCTTTCGAGCGAAGGCAAGGCGGCCGCCAGCTGCGCGACGTTTGCCGCCGGCGTGCGGCCGGTATTGGAGCCCCGGCTTGCGATGTGCGCAAACAGTAGGCGTGGCGAGAGCGGCGCGAAGCGGTCGAGCAGTGCGTCGGCGCCCATCTCCGGCGAGGCGCTCGACAGCGTTGCGCCGATCGCCGCGACTGCCAACGCAGTGACCACCGCCTGCGCGTCGTTATGCATCACCGTTGCAACCCGATCGCCGCTGCGCACTCCCAGGCGTTCGAGCGCGCTGGCAAGACGCGCGACGCGCTCGCGCAGCTCGCCGCGCGTGATCCGCACCCGTAGCCCGTCGGCGTGACATTCGCACAGCGCCGGCGCATCGGCGCCGGCGACCCTCAGGTTGAGCAGGTTGTCCGCATAGTTGAGCTCGACGCCGGGGAAGAAGGTGGCGTGCTCGCAGTCGTCGCCGACACAGACCGGCTCGGTATCGCCGCCGTGATCGATGTCTTCACACCAGCCGAGAAAAAATCGCCAGAAGGTCCGGTACTCGCGTACTGAGAACGCGTGCAGCTCCGCGTAGTCGGCCAGCAGGAGGCCGGTGTGTGCTTCGAGCACCGCGGTGAACTCAGTCATCCGGGATGCCGCGATGCATCGTTCGGTCGGCACAAACATAACGCGCTCGGCGGAGCCGTGGCGCTCCAGATCTTTCATCATCAGATCCTTC
The DNA window shown above is from Paraburkholderia sp. PGU19 and carries:
- a CDS encoding acetoacetate--CoA ligase, which translates into the protein MMKDLERHGSAERVMFVPTERCIAASRMTEFTAVLEAHTGLLLADYAELHAFSVREYRTFWRFFLGWCEDIDHGGDTEPVCVGDDCEHATFFPGVELNYADNLLNLRVAGADAPALCECHADGLRVRITRGELRERVARLASALERLGVRSGDRVATVMHNDAQAVVTALAVAAIGATLSSASPEMGADALLDRFAPLSPRLLFAHIASRGSNTGRTPAANVAQLAAALPSLERIVFLDDGPLPGNVMLPVHSLGALIAQADATAFVWRRFPFNQPLFIMFSSGTTGKPKCIVHGAGGTLLEHLKEHRLHTDLRAGDKLYFHTSCAWMMWNWQLSALASGVEIVTYDGPLASVDTLWQLVADERVSMFGTSPAYLKMCEQAGLEPARQFDLSALRAMMSTGAVLYDGQYHWVREHVGNLPLQSISGGTDIIGCFVLGNPNLPVYVGQAQCKSLALDVQAWENGAPAHGVGQLVCANPFPSRPLGFFGDADGSRFHKAYFMANPRVWTHGDLVEFSTQGSARMHGRCDGVLNVSGVKVGPAEIYRVLNNIPGIRDAMVVDGRGSPTSSAARGAAVTTGVPARSRERCIVLLLVLQDGVALTVALQSQVRRDLARRASPAHVPDVILAVDALPVTHSGKPSEAAARDAINGLPVANAAALRNPECLDVIRQHPALNLAMRTLPPPGTTREALEPYLQALWESLFCFSPIARDDNFFDLGGDSLLAAELATHVHQATGRTISLTTLLTAPTIAGLANVMVNDAADALAESLVLMRAGSGTPLFVAHSVTGSVLECRALIGALRSPRPVYGLIARLLEGKEAAQQDVVEMARGYIEQIRIVQEHGPYALFGYSFGGLIAMEIAQQLHRAGEEIELLCMLDTYVHEHCLPWDAWLRHQFDYVARQWHTLREMPAAQRGRFMRGKFAGALDRMRLRLGRTAHKPAPDAVGLPPMQRRVRETMRVAMTRYRPRRYRAGPILYMDALIPLVDRADPMSLWRRVARAGLKVVEVEGGHSDMLVEPYMLGVARALDDALRGDAPPSQPSSRPILQT
- a CDS encoding S53 family peptidase, with protein sequence MKTIRPVRCTLARATFVTAALAPILLAGCGGGSDDSTASSGTSSAKLADTSSGTSSVSLSPLSSTVASTLVRPAFYTAPAVLNPPSDIDSAAPFASANQPPAAQASTSTMAAVSLAQLTPQTIARHATRTARAATNSTQITTYTPAQIRAAYQLPPLPSSWSNVSASEAAQMGAGQTIYVIDAMSDPNVVKELAAFNQKFGLPGCTTTTIAPYASLPLAAPSSNACQFSVVRSTTSGAMTSNAPPYDSGWATEIALDVQWVHATAPLARIVLIQAPDASTSSLIAAVNLANAMGPGVVSMSFGAPEGSWTGSVDSAFKHTNMTYVAATGDNGTGVEWPSVSPNVLAVGGTHLSYDGTTRNETVWSGTGGGISQYTSVPAYQTKSVPGLGTLTKRSVADVSFNADPFSGQYVAVITPDAAAPSWYSVGGTSLSTPQWAGIVAVANAQRSRNSLGELGLAQAQLYGTVSTDAGLYATAFYDVTSGNDGYCSSCSAHTGYDQPSGLGTPVVGSLLSTLGVSKAPPPVVSAATVKGTAGSALSFMVAASSSDPLSWSLANAPRGMSIDSSGQVTWAQPVAGTYKMTVTARDTVTGSTGSASANVTIVAASKPVVQATTIAGQAKQPLSYQVDVSAADPVRFSLSGAPSGMSISSAGVISWRTPAKGTYSVSVKATDTSNGQSGSATMSVRISSEATGPVISAAPISGVEGRAVSGVIDIEDRGADNVQVDIKGAPSGMVFVESGPGLVAKWRHPVAGTYILTLTAVDSAGLSSQANLVVTIGTR
- a CDS encoding DUF5625 family protein, which gives rise to MPKRAFLMMARPLILSVSTWLLLLGTTPSMAGPVRNLPEDIAPFDISRSDSTIRIDIKVTEHRVYQLLLNVYYKGRGDEERVIRVVGDGSRYPDGRYGRPGLIVPIHIRIVDITGSVIIDHIHNVEGVIAHRFSSDHNGYYSRYMYGVELRPGVYHVEIGTVKSVPEFSGIPCAVHIGWHPNTVPLSD
- a CDS encoding OST-HTH/LOTUS domain-containing protein, coding for MKKLVAHHEIMGRVHELEQVRAERVDELATDSLGALVKRLLGSFVVAAEAPNSAPDWKTIVPDTLAVGYRIKLQMSAADYAQTKADLNDLIALRNGLAHHFIDRFNLWCTDGCAAARVYLNECYGRIDGHFERLRRWAYVMEKSRALMADLVQTPEFSDFLIDGRRPDGTIEWALSGIDCALREATAELAIGGWTKLDDAVAFIVERYPGRTPREYGCRSWGQVLSESRIFDLQYRANVGDSRVAWFRERGTNTATHRPT